TCGACCGAGAGCATGCGGATCGCCTCGACGCCGTGGAAACGCTGCTCGCGCATCCTCAGGCGATAGATGCCCTTCGGCGTCGGGCCGCTCATCTTCACATGCTCGTAATTCGGATTGTCGCGCATCTTGCCGATGCCGGAATGGGCGCGCAGCTTGGTGCCGTCGGGCATGTAGACGGTCGCGGCCGAGACGTCGTAGATCGCGACCCGCGTGCCCTTGCCCGGCCAGCCGGTGCTGCTCTTGCCCGAGACGAGGCCGCCGAAGAGCGAGCGCTCCGGCTTGACGATGGCGGCGACGTCCTTGTCGTCGTCCTTGTCCTTGCTTTCCTCGCGGGCGGTGCGGGTGGCGGGCTTTTCCTCCGCCGGCTTGCGCTCGATGGTGACGGTCTCCAGCGCCGGCCGGGCTTCGGGCAGCGGGATTTCACCGAGGATCATATCCTCGTCGGACTTTTCCTCTTCCGGCTTCTTCATCACGAGGCCGAAGGGCTGGAGATCCTTGCGGGCGGAAACGTCATTCGGCAGCAGCGCCGTCACCAGCGCGGGCTGGCCGCTCATGGCCTTCTCCTGTTCTACCGAACGCTCGGCGCGGGCGAAGGCGGCTTCCAGCATCAGGGCCTTGGCCTTCTCGCGCTTGACGGCGGAAGCGAGCTGGACGGAAATCTTGCGCTGATGCGCGGCCTGGATCGCTTCGGCGGTGAGCTGCTTCTGGCGGATCTCGCTCTCGGA
The Shinella zoogloeoides DNA segment above includes these coding regions:
- a CDS encoding DUF2778 domain-containing protein gives rise to the protein MASVYNSARSASKSRGGRSGGILLGALIACGVIAGSAWAVVSTLGAMQDAASSLSDGKKNIAASLLTATPGVEKNQPARMIKVAKFSRLSPPSESEIRQKQLTAEAIQAAHQRKISVQLASAVKREKAKALMLEAAFARAERSVEQEKAMSGQPALVTALLPNDVSARKDLQPFGLVMKKPEEEKSDEDMILGEIPLPEARPALETVTIERKPAEEKPATRTAREESKDKDDDKDVAAIVKPERSLFGGLVSGKSSTGWPGKGTRVAIYDVSAATVYMPDGTKLRAHSGIGKMRDNPNYEHVKMSGPTPKGIYRLRMREQRFHGVEAIRMLSVDGRDPKNRTGLLTHTNLLRNQKGSHGCVAFQNYEPFLNAFKRGHVTMMVVVPELPSSRTQLAALYRKAGA